The following coding sequences lie in one Gemmatimonadaceae bacterium genomic window:
- a CDS encoding cation:proton antiporter yields RGMTASARIATSTFWEYVAFVLNSFVFLSIGLMVKPPTLVENWRVIIVAFVIVTVSRAVMTWGVAALLPNKLRLPRRWTTILSWGGLRGALSMVLAISIPETFPQRDLLITMTFDVVILSILIQGISIGPTLRWLGLRSQTGDHAGYLGTQLALLSAHSSLDDVERTGAMVATNETMRRALADEYDERLDRAERALIWLGTQLGGGEAATRAARRLIGTTERERVNEAFEAGAIDEVQRDRWLAELKSRWWGGGAGSGGGTDGDRDGER; encoded by the coding sequence CGAGGCATGACGGCCTCCGCCCGCATCGCCACGTCGACCTTTTGGGAGTACGTGGCGTTCGTGCTCAACTCGTTCGTGTTTCTGTCGATCGGGTTGATGGTCAAACCGCCGACGCTGGTCGAGAACTGGAGAGTGATCATCGTCGCGTTCGTGATCGTGACCGTCTCGCGCGCGGTCATGACGTGGGGCGTCGCGGCCCTCCTGCCGAACAAACTCAGGCTGCCGCGTCGATGGACCACGATCCTCTCTTGGGGCGGCCTGCGCGGCGCGCTGTCGATGGTCCTCGCCATCAGCATTCCCGAAACGTTCCCACAACGCGACCTGTTGATCACGATGACGTTCGACGTCGTGATCCTCTCGATTCTCATTCAGGGGATCAGCATCGGGCCCACGCTGCGATGGCTCGGTTTGCGCAGCCAGACAGGGGACCATGCGGGCTACCTGGGCACGCAACTCGCGCTACTCAGTGCGCACTCGTCGCTCGACGACGTGGAGCGGACCGGCGCGATGGTCGCCACCAACGAAACGATGCGCCGCGCGCTCGCCGACGAATACGACGAGCGCCTCGACCGGGCCGAGCGCGCTCTGATCTGGCTCGGCACGCAGCTCGGCGGAGGCGAAGCGGCGACTCGCGCCGCGCGACGCCTGATCGGCACCACGGAGCGCGAGCGCGTCAACGAGGCGTTCGAGGCCGGCGCGATCGACGAGGTGCAGAGGGATCGCTGGCTGGCCGAGTTGAAGTCGCGGTGGTGGGGCGGGGGCGCGGGGAGCGGGGGGGGAACGGACGGTGACCGCGACGGCGAGCGCTGA
- a CDS encoding KUP/HAK/KT family potassium transporter: MAHSVAGPSLLSDTRMRERPVATPALAIASLTALGVVFGDLGTSPLYAMQEAFHGTRGVAPTPENVLGVASLFLWALVLMVSLKYVAVLMRAGNRGEGGILALLALFLGDRKHVHRATMVIALGLFGTAMLYGDGILTPAVSVLSAVEGLQIAAPALRPFVVPLTIVILIGLFSLQRRGSGRVGRIFGPILGTWFVVIAVLGVNSLAQNPAALAAINPWYAVRFFSHAGPNGFLALGAVVLCLTGGEALYADMGHFGPRPIRFAWYALALPALTLSYLGQAANLLQHPEAASRPFYSMVPDWALYPMVVLATASTIIASQALIAAVFSLTRQAAQLGFAPRVNVVHTSGSVIGQIYLPSLNWALLGATVAVVLAFRSSDRLAAAFGLAVSTTMAITTVLFGIVARSRFHWPRWRVAAVAGGFLIADLAFVVANAFKFLDGGWLPVVIGAIVFATMWTWYVGRRILMNATHDTGMPVHDFLTSLSRDPPVRVPGVAVFLATDIDVVPLVLLHHLQHNQVLHETVVLLKVSTEDVPRVRSVDRLQLSELSLGFNTVYAHYGFMEEPDVPSIIRRAASMSADNGAPFIPDDPPRTTYYLGKVTVIPPSQTEAGLMARWRVMFFRWLKRNERSATLYFGLPSNRVVELGTRIEL, translated from the coding sequence GTGGCGCACTCGGTAGCCGGGCCGAGCTTGCTCTCTGACACGCGGATGCGCGAGCGTCCGGTGGCCACGCCCGCGCTCGCTATTGCCTCACTCACGGCACTCGGCGTCGTCTTTGGTGACCTCGGCACGAGTCCGCTTTACGCGATGCAGGAGGCGTTTCACGGCACGCGCGGCGTCGCGCCCACTCCCGAGAACGTTCTCGGCGTAGCGTCGCTGTTCTTGTGGGCGCTCGTGTTGATGGTGAGCCTCAAGTACGTCGCCGTGCTCATGCGTGCCGGGAATCGAGGCGAGGGCGGCATTCTCGCGCTGCTCGCTCTGTTCCTCGGCGACCGAAAGCACGTTCACCGCGCGACGATGGTGATCGCGCTCGGGTTGTTCGGTACTGCGATGCTTTACGGCGACGGTATCCTCACGCCCGCGGTCTCGGTGCTCAGCGCGGTAGAAGGACTTCAGATCGCGGCGCCGGCTCTCCGGCCGTTCGTGGTCCCGCTCACGATCGTCATTCTCATCGGGCTCTTCTCGCTGCAGCGGCGCGGATCGGGCCGGGTGGGAAGGATCTTCGGTCCGATCCTCGGCACGTGGTTCGTCGTCATCGCTGTCCTCGGCGTCAACTCGCTCGCGCAGAACCCCGCCGCCCTCGCGGCGATCAATCCGTGGTACGCGGTGCGATTCTTCTCGCACGCGGGACCGAACGGTTTTCTCGCCCTCGGCGCGGTCGTGCTCTGTCTCACCGGCGGAGAGGCGTTGTACGCCGACATGGGACACTTCGGCCCGCGGCCGATTCGGTTCGCGTGGTACGCGCTCGCGCTCCCGGCGCTGACGTTGAGCTATCTGGGCCAGGCGGCGAACCTGCTTCAGCATCCGGAAGCGGCGTCTCGTCCTTTTTACTCGATGGTCCCGGACTGGGCACTCTACCCGATGGTCGTGCTCGCAACCGCTTCGACGATCATCGCCTCGCAGGCGCTGATCGCCGCGGTGTTTTCACTCACGCGCCAGGCGGCCCAGCTCGGCTTCGCGCCGCGCGTGAACGTCGTGCACACGTCCGGATCGGTCATTGGTCAGATCTACTTGCCGAGCCTGAATTGGGCGCTCCTCGGCGCGACGGTGGCGGTCGTTCTCGCCTTCCGATCATCCGACCGGCTTGCGGCCGCGTTCGGACTCGCGGTTTCGACGACGATGGCGATCACCACGGTGCTGTTCGGGATCGTGGCCCGCTCGAGATTCCACTGGCCGCGCTGGCGCGTGGCGGCGGTGGCCGGCGGATTTCTGATCGCCGATCTCGCGTTCGTCGTGGCGAACGCATTCAAGTTCCTCGATGGTGGTTGGCTGCCGGTCGTCATTGGCGCCATCGTGTTCGCGACGATGTGGACGTGGTACGTCGGCCGCCGGATCTTGATGAACGCGACCCATGACACGGGCATGCCGGTCCACGATTTTCTCACGAGCTTGTCCCGCGACCCACCGGTCCGGGTACCCGGCGTCGCCGTATTTCTCGCGACCGACATCGACGTCGTGCCTCTCGTGCTGTTGCACCACTTACAGCACAATCAGGTCCTGCACGAAACCGTCGTCTTGTTGAAGGTGTCCACCGAAGACGTACCGCGAGTGCGCAGCGTCGACCGGCTTCAGCTATCGGAGCTGTCGCTCGGGTTCAACACGGTTTACGCGCACTATGGCTTCATGGAAGAGCCGGACGTGCCGAGTATCATTCGGCGCGCCGCGTCAATGTCGGCGGACAACGGTGCGCCGTTCATTCCGGACGATCCCCCGCGGACGACCTACTATCTCGGAAAGGTCACCGTCATTCCGCCGTCGCAAACGGAAGCAGGACTGATGGCGCGCTGGCGCGTGATGTTCTTTCGTTGGCTGAAGCGCAACGAGCGTAGCGCGACGCTTTACTTCGGTCTTCCTTCCAATCGAGTAGTGGAGTTGGGTACGCGAATCGAGTTGTGA
- a CDS encoding cold-shock protein gives MRTTGTVKWFNDAKGFGFITPEGGQKDCFVHHSAIQGSGFKTLSEGERVEFDVVQGQKGPAAENVTKLGR, from the coding sequence ATGCGTACGACCGGCACCGTGAAGTGGTTCAACGACGCCAAGGGCTTCGGCTTTATCACCCCCGAGGGCGGCCAGAAGGACTGCTTCGTCCATCACTCGGCCATTCAGGGCAGCGGCTTCAAGACGCTTTCCGAAGGCGAGCGGGTGGAGTTCGACGTCGTGCAGGGCCAGAAAGGCCCGGCCGCGGAGAACGTGACAAAGCTGGGTCGCTAA
- a CDS encoding DUF2214 family protein: MLRLTLAALHLLALGIGLGGIWGRARELAQRPLEMSGMRRAFAADSWWGIAALLWLVTGLWRLFAGTEKATSYYTRDESTKRSPGASASSATSRPPCSWRWSSPPCRWRGDTGIVPPRSPEPRH, from the coding sequence ATGCTCCGTCTGACACTCGCCGCGCTGCATCTCCTCGCCCTCGGCATCGGACTCGGTGGCATCTGGGGACGCGCGCGAGAGTTGGCGCAACGCCCGCTCGAGATGAGCGGCATGCGCCGCGCTTTCGCCGCGGATTCCTGGTGGGGCATCGCGGCGTTGCTCTGGCTCGTCACGGGACTTTGGCGTCTGTTCGCCGGTACCGAAAAGGCGACGAGCTACTACACCCGCGACGAGTCGACGAAACGGTCGCCCGGCGCATCAGCATCATCAGCTACATCCAGGCCGCCTTGCTCTTGGCGATGGTCGTCGCCGCCGTGTCGATGGCGCGGGGATACGGGTATCGTCCCGCCCCGATCCCCTGAGCCGAGGCACTGA
- a CDS encoding PadR family transcriptional regulator produces the protein MTRARHEIPPGTLDMLILSTLARSDALHGFEIAEAIQLASSDVLHVEEGSLYPALQRMLIKGWISGTWGRTAENRRARYYRLTPAGQRQFNREVADYTTVSAAIVRILRPA, from the coding sequence ATGACCCGCGCTCGCCATGAAATCCCTCCGGGAACGCTCGACATGCTGATTCTCAGCACGCTCGCACGCAGCGATGCCCTCCACGGATTCGAGATCGCTGAGGCCATTCAGCTGGCCTCTTCGGACGTGCTGCATGTCGAAGAAGGTTCGCTGTATCCGGCGCTTCAGCGAATGCTCATCAAAGGTTGGATTAGCGGGACGTGGGGCCGCACGGCGGAAAATCGTCGCGCGCGCTACTACCGGCTCACGCCCGCCGGGCAGCGGCAGTTCAATCGCGAGGTCGCGGACTATACGACTGTCTCCGCGGCCATCGTCCGCATCCTCCGCCCCGCTTGA
- a CDS encoding ABC transporter permease, with amino-acid sequence MPFPGDFWRRLVFLVRRDRMAADLEDEMRLHVALRAESLQRAGVPEGEARVAARRRFGNRTTIQQESHDMWGMIGIEQLAQDVRFAMRGLTRRPAFTAVAVLSLAIGIGATTALFSATNALLFRPLPYATPDELMKVTLVKPPRGDRPADDQSVWSYPKFLTFRAAQRVFSELALYGPDRFRVTSGEVESIGAESVSATYLRTLGIAPALGNDFDRELDTQFGVPGVTVLSYDYWVRRFNRDALVIGKTIDLNRDPFVIIGVTPPGFRGLTGQADIFVPITVQPATRLTAQSHSFWLVARRAAGVVTPLATAEVKRLGVVVNDAHPNDWDKVKWGAASEPLDNARVAPLVKRSVLVLFAAVALVLLITCANVANLLLGRARARQREMAIRFAIGANRTRVARLLLTEGLLLALLGGAGGVLVAWFGVRALASVNPATTLRVGQSGAVGAIAMSSISLDWVALGFAFGVALVIGAAFGLAPAIGVTHSSLAGALKTGSSEAKRGAGRTLAGRRVLVIAEVALALVLLAGSGLMIRSLGKLLAVDTGFDGRDVLTVRLSVAGDTVKRESVPPLFTDVLERIAALPGVADASLNNCPPLGGACNSTNIRFLNRSEVDVANSRSVSVDWASPTWFATMHIPLKRGRIFSAADRAGTQQVVVVNEAAVRKFWPNEDPVGKHIELGMGGLKDAEVIGIVGDVRRRADSAATAGVYASVYQSPFTDMTVFVRATVDPASLGGAVRRAIHAVAPSSVVSDMRPMRDRAADATARARFSAVLLTLFAFAALLLAAIGVYGVMSLAVATRTREIGIRIALGASGAHVQRLIVGEGAALVAIGGAVGIAGALATTRVLRALLFDLSPFDPGTYAGVVAVVAGAALVAIWIPARRASRVDPLAATRAD; translated from the coding sequence ATGCCATTCCCTGGTGACTTCTGGCGGCGACTCGTGTTTCTCGTGCGCCGCGACAGAATGGCGGCAGACCTCGAAGACGAGATGCGGTTGCACGTCGCGCTCCGCGCCGAGTCGCTCCAACGCGCCGGCGTGCCCGAAGGCGAAGCGCGAGTGGCGGCGCGCCGCAGGTTCGGCAACCGGACCACCATCCAGCAAGAGAGTCACGATATGTGGGGAATGATCGGCATAGAGCAGCTCGCGCAGGACGTTCGGTTCGCGATGAGGGGGCTTACGCGGCGGCCGGCGTTCACGGCCGTCGCCGTACTCTCACTTGCCATCGGTATCGGCGCGACAACGGCCCTCTTCAGCGCTACGAACGCGCTCCTGTTTCGCCCGTTGCCGTACGCGACGCCCGACGAGTTGATGAAAGTCACATTGGTGAAACCGCCGCGAGGCGACCGGCCCGCTGACGACCAGTCGGTCTGGTCGTATCCCAAGTTCCTCACATTCCGGGCCGCACAGCGGGTGTTCTCCGAGCTCGCGCTCTACGGGCCGGACCGGTTCCGGGTGACGAGCGGAGAGGTGGAGAGCATCGGCGCGGAGTCCGTCAGCGCCACGTACCTTCGCACGTTGGGGATTGCGCCCGCGTTGGGCAATGACTTCGATCGCGAGCTCGACACGCAGTTTGGCGTGCCTGGAGTGACGGTTCTTTCATATGACTATTGGGTGCGTCGCTTCAACCGAGACGCCCTGGTCATTGGGAAGACGATCGACCTGAACCGAGATCCGTTCGTGATCATCGGCGTCACACCACCCGGTTTCCGCGGCCTGACGGGGCAAGCCGACATCTTCGTTCCCATCACGGTCCAGCCGGCCACGAGACTCACCGCGCAATCGCACAGCTTCTGGCTTGTCGCGCGCCGAGCAGCGGGCGTCGTAACGCCGCTAGCCACCGCGGAGGTCAAGCGGCTTGGCGTCGTCGTGAACGACGCGCATCCCAACGATTGGGACAAGGTGAAGTGGGGCGCGGCCTCGGAGCCGCTCGACAACGCGCGTGTTGCTCCGCTCGTCAAACGTTCCGTGCTGGTTCTCTTCGCCGCCGTCGCGCTCGTGTTGTTGATCACCTGCGCCAATGTCGCCAACCTGCTCCTGGGCCGTGCTCGAGCAAGGCAGCGCGAAATGGCGATCCGCTTCGCGATTGGCGCGAATCGCACGCGAGTTGCGCGCCTTCTGCTCACGGAGGGATTGCTCCTCGCACTCCTTGGCGGCGCGGGCGGCGTGCTGGTTGCGTGGTTCGGCGTGCGCGCACTCGCCTCCGTGAACCCCGCGACGACTCTCCGTGTTGGCCAGTCCGGCGCCGTAGGTGCGATCGCAATGTCCTCAATCTCGTTGGATTGGGTTGCGCTGGGTTTCGCCTTTGGCGTGGCGCTCGTCATTGGTGCCGCCTTCGGGCTTGCTCCTGCGATCGGCGTCACGCATTCGTCTCTCGCGGGTGCACTGAAGACTGGTAGCTCCGAGGCGAAACGCGGCGCCGGTCGCACGCTTGCCGGCCGGCGCGTATTGGTGATCGCTGAAGTCGCGCTCGCCCTCGTCCTTCTCGCCGGTTCGGGCCTGATGATCCGAAGCCTCGGCAAGTTGCTGGCGGTGGACACGGGATTCGACGGGCGCGACGTGCTCACCGTTCGCCTCAGCGTCGCCGGCGATACGGTCAAACGCGAATCGGTGCCTCCGCTCTTCACGGACGTTCTCGAGCGCATCGCGGCCCTGCCAGGAGTTGCCGACGCGTCGCTCAACAACTGCCCGCCGCTCGGCGGAGCGTGCAACTCGACCAACATCCGCTTCCTCAACCGCAGCGAGGTCGATGTCGCAAACAGCCGGAGCGTGAGCGTAGACTGGGCATCGCCCACATGGTTCGCGACGATGCACATTCCGCTCAAGCGCGGCCGCATCTTCAGTGCGGCGGACCGCGCAGGCACGCAGCAGGTGGTAGTCGTGAACGAAGCGGCCGTTCGAAAATTCTGGCCGAACGAGGATCCGGTCGGGAAGCACATCGAGCTTGGGATGGGCGGCCTGAAGGACGCGGAGGTGATCGGTATCGTCGGCGACGTGCGGCGACGTGCTGACTCGGCGGCCACCGCAGGTGTCTACGCATCAGTCTACCAGTCGCCGTTCACCGACATGACGGTCTTTGTCCGCGCGACAGTTGATCCGGCGTCGCTCGGTGGGGCTGTGCGTCGCGCGATCCATGCTGTCGCGCCGTCGTCGGTCGTGTCAGATATGCGGCCGATGCGCGACCGCGCGGCTGACGCGACGGCGCGGGCGCGGTTCAGTGCCGTGCTCTTGACCCTGTTCGCGTTCGCGGCGCTGCTGCTCGCTGCCATCGGCGTCTACGGCGTCATGTCGTTGGCCGTCGCGACGCGCACCCGTGAGATTGGAATCCGCATTGCGCTTGGGGCGAGTGGCGCGCACGTGCAACGACTCATCGTCGGCGAAGGGGCGGCGCTCGTAGCAATTGGCGGTGCCGTCGGCATCGCGGGTGCCCTCGCGACGACACGCGTGCTACGGGCGTTGCTGTTCGATCTCTCGCCCTTCGATCCCGGCACGTATGCAGGAGTCGTCGCGGTAGTTGCGGGTGCTGCACTCGTCGCGATCTGGATTCCTGCGCGACGTGCTTCGCGCGTGGATCCGCTAGCCGCGACTCGCGCCGATTGA
- a CDS encoding response regulator gives MNVLVVDDEPLARQVLRRALDGLPNIACVGECGRRDEAVAMILERKPDIVLLNVQLGRTTAFEIIEDIGVDEMPLVIC, from the coding sequence ATGAATGTGCTCGTTGTGGACGATGAGCCGTTGGCACGGCAGGTGCTCCGGCGCGCACTAGACGGCTTGCCGAACATTGCGTGTGTCGGCGAGTGCGGCCGCCGCGACGAGGCGGTTGCGATGATTCTCGAGCGCAAACCGGACATCGTGTTACTGAATGTGCAGCTCGGCCGCACGACGGCATTCGAGATCATCGAAGACATCGGCGTCGACGAAATGCCGCTGGTCATCTGCTAA
- a CDS encoding NADP-dependent oxidoreductase, translating to MKAIVVTDQAAGTAGMRLVERPEPQAAINDVVVQVHASGFVGTELAWPSTWTDRLHRDRAPSIPGHELAGVITALGYGTTGLSIGQRVFGLADWYRDGTLAEYAAVEARNLAPLPGDVDFTVGASLPISGLTAWQGLFEHGRLRAGQSVVAHGAAGAVGSMVTQLAQLAGAYVIGTGRAADRQKALDFGAQVFVDLENDALEDVGAVDLVFDLIGGDIGKRSARLVRAGGTLVSIVGPSEARPAEGLAVDFVVESDRAQLSEIVQRVRDGRLRTNIGTVSTLDDAVAAFNATERRPGKTIIRVRP from the coding sequence ATGAAGGCGATAGTGGTGACGGATCAGGCCGCGGGAACGGCCGGAATGAGGCTGGTCGAGCGGCCGGAGCCGCAGGCAGCGATAAACGACGTCGTCGTTCAGGTGCACGCGTCGGGGTTCGTCGGGACTGAGTTGGCGTGGCCCTCGACCTGGACCGATCGCCTCCACCGTGACCGAGCACCCTCGATTCCCGGGCACGAGCTGGCCGGAGTGATCACTGCCCTCGGCTATGGCACGACCGGACTGTCGATCGGACAGCGGGTGTTTGGCCTCGCGGACTGGTATCGCGACGGCACCCTGGCCGAGTACGCAGCCGTCGAGGCGCGCAACCTCGCGCCGCTGCCCGGCGACGTTGACTTCACGGTGGGCGCGAGCCTGCCGATCTCGGGCCTAACTGCATGGCAGGGACTGTTCGAGCACGGCCGCCTTCGGGCAGGGCAGAGCGTCGTGGCGCATGGCGCGGCGGGCGCAGTCGGCTCGATGGTGACGCAGCTCGCGCAATTGGCGGGCGCATACGTCATCGGCACCGGACGCGCCGCCGACCGTCAGAAGGCGCTCGACTTTGGCGCCCAGGTGTTCGTCGACCTCGAGAACGACGCACTGGAAGACGTCGGCGCCGTCGACCTGGTATTCGATCTCATCGGCGGCGACATCGGGAAGCGGTCCGCGCGCCTCGTTCGAGCCGGAGGAACGCTGGTGTCCATCGTCGGTCCGAGCGAGGCACGCCCCGCCGAGGGGCTGGCGGTCGACTTCGTTGTCGAGTCCGATCGTGCCCAACTGAGCGAGATCGTTCAGCGCGTGCGGGACGGACGACTGCGGACGAACATCGGCACCGTCTCGACTCTCGACGATGCGGTCGCCGCCTTCAACGCGACCGAACGACGCCCTGGGAAGACGATCATTCGCGTTCGCCCGTGA
- a CDS encoding AarF/UbiB family protein produces the protein MLLAPRNLSRLSATVGLFSRYGLADFARQQGLHGLANQPDDVGVGVDASPERAKAFRRRLVELGPAYIKLGQALSTRPDLLPPPYIAELEQLQDDVPPVPFDDIRDIVEHELQGRLSKLFMSFDPHPLGSASLGQAHAASLRDGRSVVVKVQRPGLREQLGGDIAFFRELADFLEDHTNAGARVDLAGIIQQLERALADELDYRIEARNAATFRHSLAEFPRILVPRVIEAYSTSCVLTTERVRGTKVSDISPLVRLEHDFAPVAADLTRAYLKQITLDGHFHADPHPGNVFVLLPESDNPATPSEIRATDRRREKRQPVTPLSRIERQAQDDAAPTPRDLDVRLALIDFGMTARLSTGMREQVVRLLMDMTENRGEDAADALTEIGDELPSFDRTRFVNQIASLITRDFDSTIGAIDTGSLLYDLINISFREGLRLPSELTLLAKAMVNLDAVTRAIDPTFSPIQTIRDYGKQLAAERARRDISPRRLAELAIQGSELAMALPHRIDLITSRLASNEFQTTVEVPQLTSLIEAMQKVANRVFSGLVLAGVLVASAMVLPNRRILGTAGFLLAGIIGVWMVLAIVWSDRKPPGQ, from the coding sequence ATGCTTCTGGCGCCACGCAACCTTTCACGGCTTTCGGCCACTGTCGGGCTGTTCAGCCGATACGGCCTCGCGGATTTCGCGCGGCAGCAAGGGCTGCATGGACTCGCGAACCAGCCTGACGACGTCGGCGTCGGTGTGGACGCGAGCCCCGAACGCGCCAAAGCGTTTCGGCGGCGGCTCGTCGAGCTCGGCCCCGCGTACATCAAGCTCGGCCAAGCGCTCTCGACACGGCCGGACCTGTTGCCGCCGCCGTACATCGCCGAGCTGGAGCAATTGCAAGACGACGTTCCACCGGTTCCGTTCGACGACATTCGCGACATCGTCGAGCACGAGCTACAGGGCCGGCTGAGCAAGCTCTTCATGTCCTTCGACCCGCATCCACTCGGCTCCGCGAGCCTGGGGCAGGCGCACGCGGCGTCGCTGCGCGACGGCCGGAGCGTCGTCGTCAAGGTTCAACGGCCGGGACTTCGCGAGCAGCTGGGTGGCGACATCGCGTTCTTCCGCGAGCTCGCCGACTTTCTCGAGGATCACACGAACGCCGGCGCCCGCGTCGACCTCGCCGGAATCATTCAGCAGCTCGAACGGGCACTCGCCGACGAGTTGGACTACCGCATCGAGGCGCGGAACGCGGCGACCTTCCGTCACTCGCTCGCCGAGTTTCCGCGGATCCTCGTGCCGCGAGTGATCGAAGCCTATTCGACGTCATGCGTCCTCACTACGGAACGTGTGCGGGGGACGAAGGTGAGCGACATCTCGCCGCTCGTGCGGCTCGAGCACGACTTCGCTCCCGTCGCGGCGGATCTCACGCGCGCGTATCTGAAACAGATCACCCTCGACGGGCACTTTCACGCCGACCCGCATCCTGGAAACGTCTTCGTCCTCTTGCCGGAGTCGGACAATCCCGCGACGCCGTCGGAGATTCGCGCCACGGATCGACGCCGAGAGAAGCGCCAGCCCGTTACGCCGCTGTCGCGAATCGAGCGGCAAGCACAGGACGATGCGGCGCCGACACCGCGCGACTTGGATGTGAGGCTGGCTCTGATCGACTTCGGGATGACCGCACGTCTCTCGACCGGAATGCGCGAGCAAGTCGTGCGGCTGCTCATGGACATGACGGAGAATCGCGGCGAAGACGCGGCGGACGCGCTGACCGAGATTGGCGACGAGCTGCCGAGCTTCGACCGGACCCGATTCGTGAATCAGATCGCGTCGCTGATCACACGGGATTTCGATTCCACGATCGGGGCCATCGATACCGGGTCCCTGCTCTACGACCTAATCAACATTTCGTTCCGAGAGGGGTTGCGGCTGCCGAGTGAGTTGACGCTGCTCGCCAAGGCGATGGTCAACCTCGACGCCGTGACGCGTGCCATCGACCCGACGTTTTCGCCGATCCAGACAATTCGCGATTACGGAAAGCAACTCGCGGCTGAGCGCGCACGGCGCGACATCAGTCCGCGGCGGCTGGCCGAGCTGGCGATTCAGGGATCGGAATTGGCGATGGCGCTCCCGCATCGCATCGATCTGATCACCAGCCGCCTGGCGTCGAACGAGTTTCAGACCACCGTCGAGGTACCGCAGCTCACGTCGCTGATCGAAGCAATGCAGAAGGTCGCGAACCGCGTGTTCTCGGGGCTCGTGCTGGCGGGCGTGCTCGTCGCCAGCGCGATGGTTCTGCCAAACCGCCGCATCCTCGGCACCGCGGGATTTCTTCTCGCGGGAATCATCGGCGTGTGGATGGTGTTGGCGATCGTGTGGTCCGACCGCAAACCGCCCGGCCAGTAG